One part of the Streptomyces ferrugineus genome encodes these proteins:
- a CDS encoding LysR family transcriptional regulator, which produces MQFQQLQYFVAVAETRHFTRAADLVHVAQPSLSQQIKALERELGADLFLRARGNITLTDAGEALLPLARRILADADTARHEVQELVQLRRGRVRLGATPSLCTGLLPDVLRAFHDRYPGIQLLIEEGGSHDLVRQLARGALDLALVVLPLPTPSPALTTVELLREDLVVVSSPEAARPGGGRRTVRIADLEGERLVMFRHGYDLRELTVAACRAEGFEPDFAVEGGEMDAVLGFVRAGLGVAVVPRMVAARSGRGLRVTPLARPGLHRTIALAHRSDVAPPRAARELQRMLLER; this is translated from the coding sequence GTGCAATTCCAACAGCTCCAGTACTTCGTGGCGGTCGCCGAGACCCGGCACTTCACCCGGGCCGCCGACCTGGTGCATGTCGCGCAGCCCTCGCTGTCGCAGCAGATCAAGGCGCTGGAGCGGGAGTTGGGCGCGGACCTGTTCCTGCGGGCCCGCGGCAACATCACGCTGACGGACGCCGGGGAGGCCCTGCTGCCGCTGGCCCGGCGCATCCTGGCCGACGCGGACACCGCCCGGCACGAGGTGCAGGAGCTGGTGCAGCTGCGCCGGGGCCGGGTCCGGCTGGGCGCGACGCCGAGCCTGTGCACCGGCCTGCTCCCCGACGTGCTGCGCGCCTTCCACGACCGCTATCCCGGCATCCAGCTGCTGATCGAGGAGGGCGGCTCGCACGATCTCGTACGGCAGCTCGCGCGCGGCGCCCTGGATCTGGCCCTGGTGGTGCTGCCCCTGCCGACGCCGTCCCCGGCGCTGACCACGGTGGAGCTGCTGCGCGAGGACCTGGTGGTGGTCTCCTCCCCCGAGGCCGCCCGGCCCGGCGGTGGGCGGCGCACCGTGCGCATCGCCGATCTGGAGGGCGAGCGCCTGGTGATGTTCCGGCACGGCTACGACCTGCGGGAACTGACGGTCGCCGCATGCCGCGCCGAGGGCTTCGAGCCGGACTTCGCGGTGGAGGGCGGGGAGATGGACGCGGTGCTCGGGTTCGTGCGGGCCGGGCTGGGGGTCGCCGTCGTGCCGCGTATGGTGGCGGCGCGGTCGGGCCGGGGACTGCGGGTGACCCCGCTGGCCCGGCCCGGGCTGCACCGGACGATCGCGCTGGCCCACCGCAGCGATGTGGCGCCGCCGCGGGCCGCGCGGGAGTTGCAGCGGATGCTGCTGGAGCGGTGA
- a CDS encoding SDR family oxidoreductase, protein MPYVALVTGASSGFGALTARALADAGHTVHAGIRQTTGRNAPAVADARSYADEHGVDLRTVELDVSSQESVDAAVAEVGRIDVVVHNAGHMVLGPTEAFTPEQIAEIYDTNVLSTQRVNRAVLPQMRARRDGLLLWVGSSSTYGGTPPYLAPYFGAKAAMDHLAKSYAVELSRFGIDTAIVVPGSFTSGTNHFAHAMHPQDTATAEAYDAFYAGLMDDVGKALAALAPADADVREVARAIVRIVGTPKGERPFRTTIDPADDGSERVSDVADGIRTDFYQRIGMTDLLTPRS, encoded by the coding sequence ATGCCCTACGTCGCCCTCGTCACCGGTGCCTCCAGCGGCTTCGGCGCCCTGACGGCCCGCGCCCTCGCCGACGCCGGCCACACCGTGCACGCCGGCATTCGGCAGACCACCGGCCGCAACGCCCCGGCGGTCGCCGACGCCCGGTCCTACGCCGACGAGCACGGCGTCGACCTGCGCACCGTCGAACTCGACGTCTCCAGCCAGGAGTCCGTGGACGCCGCGGTCGCCGAGGTGGGGCGGATCGACGTCGTCGTGCACAACGCCGGTCACATGGTGCTCGGCCCGACCGAGGCGTTCACCCCCGAGCAGATCGCCGAGATCTACGACACCAACGTGTTGTCCACGCAGCGCGTCAACCGGGCCGTACTCCCACAGATGCGGGCCCGGCGCGACGGTCTGCTGCTGTGGGTGGGCTCCTCCAGCACCTACGGCGGCACCCCGCCCTACCTCGCCCCGTACTTCGGCGCCAAGGCCGCGATGGACCACCTGGCCAAGAGCTACGCGGTCGAACTGAGCCGCTTCGGCATCGACACGGCCATCGTGGTCCCCGGCTCCTTCACCTCGGGCACCAACCACTTCGCCCACGCGATGCACCCGCAGGACACGGCCACCGCGGAGGCGTACGACGCCTTCTACGCCGGCCTGATGGACGACGTCGGCAAGGCGCTGGCCGCCCTGGCGCCGGCCGACGCCGACGTCCGGGAGGTCGCCCGGGCCATCGTCCGCATCGTCGGCACCCCCAAGGGCGAGCGCCCCTTCCGCACCACCATCGACCCGGCCGACGACGGCTCCGAGCGGGTCAGCGACGTCGCCGACGGCATCCGCACCGACTTCTACCAGCGCATCGGCATGACGGACCTGCTGACCCCCCGCAGCTGA
- a CDS encoding succinate dehydrogenase produces the protein MARTVWDSTVGKKTVMAVSGLIMLAYLVAHMIGNLKIYFGAGEFNAYGHWLRTVGEPFMHYEWTLWLIRVVLVVAVVAHAVSAYQLSRRDIKARPSKYVHKKPRASYATRTMRWGGIILGLFIVWHVLDLTTGTVHSGGFQEGHPYQNVVDTFSTWYGNVIYIVAMLALGLHIRHGFWSAAQTLGAGSRTRDRALKTVANVLALLLTAGFIAVPVGVMTGVVS, from the coding sequence ATGGCGCGCACGGTGTGGGACTCCACCGTCGGCAAGAAGACCGTGATGGCGGTCAGCGGACTGATCATGCTGGCGTACCTGGTCGCCCACATGATCGGAAACCTGAAGATCTACTTCGGCGCGGGTGAGTTCAACGCCTACGGCCACTGGCTGCGCACGGTCGGCGAACCGTTCATGCACTACGAGTGGACGCTCTGGCTGATCCGCGTCGTGCTGGTCGTCGCGGTCGTCGCCCACGCGGTCTCGGCGTACCAGCTCAGCCGCCGCGACATCAAGGCACGCCCCAGCAAGTACGTGCACAAGAAGCCGCGGGCCTCCTACGCCACGCGCACCATGCGCTGGGGCGGCATCATCCTCGGACTGTTCATCGTCTGGCACGTCCTGGACCTGACGACGGGCACCGTGCACTCCGGCGGCTTTCAGGAGGGCCACCCGTACCAGAACGTCGTGGACACCTTCTCCACCTGGTACGGCAACGTCATCTACATCGTCGCGATGCTCGCCCTCGGCCTGCACATCCGGCACGGCTTCTGGAGCGCAGCCCAGACCCTCGGCGCCGGCAGCCGCACCCGCGACCGCGCCCTGAAGACCGTCGCGAACGTCCTCGCGCTGCTGCTCACGGCCGGGTTCATCGCCGTGCCCGTGGGCGTCATGACCGGAGTGGTGAGCTGA
- a CDS encoding putative bifunctional diguanylate cyclase/phosphodiesterase, giving the protein MRAGPDGPEDRLRRFATIWSRAVFPVTSTSSTRPEFEEQLLPLARRLSEALRARTFDANAGRAVGAALVAAHCTDPEALSRSLDCVDAYLVLYCGDGGDQEDLRARSSRLQHAMAAGFAQALRERTLAEQEAISAAALKAQGVVAQALHATEARFRAVFEGAAIGIGIADLDGNILQVNGALLRMFGISEQALRSRNVMEWTHPEDAPQTWKLYDELVRGEREHYHVEKAFYRPDGTVLWTNLTVSLLRDADGDPQYQLALMEDTTERRLLNLRLRYEATHDALTGLPNRTFFFERLEKALGAGEGQRFGLCYLDLDGFKTVNDSLGHAAGDRLLVEVADRLQSCATAPGEMVARLGGDEFVALTTGPDTEREVDELAARIMNALIAPISVDGRELTVRGSIGIVEGPAGERGPAEVLRSADITMYRAKSAGGNRFELADPEADARAITRHGLTTALPTALDRGEFFIEYQPLVHLGDGSVRGAEALVRWLHPQHGVLGPDRFIPLAEHTGLIVPLGRWVLEQSVRQAREWRERHDDAGPFRINVNLSPCQLTHPGLVQDTVEILERTGMAPDALCLEVTESALIGADDDLLKPLRRLAEMGVDIALDDFGTGYSNLANLRRLPVSILKLDRSFTQSMQQFPADPVDLKIVEGIVSLAHSLSLAVTVEGVETGAQAEQLRILGCDTAQGWYYARPGPPERLHELALVDATG; this is encoded by the coding sequence GTGAGGGCGGGGCCGGACGGGCCGGAGGACAGACTGCGCCGGTTCGCGACGATCTGGAGCCGGGCGGTCTTCCCGGTGACCTCGACGTCGTCGACCCGGCCGGAGTTCGAGGAGCAACTGCTGCCGCTGGCCCGGCGGTTGAGCGAGGCCCTCAGGGCCAGGACCTTCGACGCGAACGCGGGCAGGGCGGTCGGCGCCGCGCTGGTCGCCGCGCACTGCACCGACCCCGAGGCGCTCAGCCGCTCACTGGACTGCGTCGACGCCTACCTGGTGCTCTACTGCGGCGACGGCGGCGACCAGGAGGACCTGCGGGCACGCTCGTCCAGGCTCCAGCACGCCATGGCCGCCGGGTTCGCCCAGGCGCTGCGCGAGCGGACCCTGGCCGAGCAGGAGGCGATCTCCGCGGCCGCCCTCAAGGCACAGGGCGTCGTGGCCCAGGCGCTGCACGCCACCGAGGCCCGCTTCCGCGCGGTGTTCGAGGGCGCGGCCATAGGAATCGGCATCGCCGACCTCGACGGCAACATACTGCAGGTCAACGGCGCCCTGCTGCGCATGTTCGGCATCTCCGAACAGGCCCTGCGCAGCCGCAACGTCATGGAGTGGACCCACCCCGAGGACGCGCCGCAGACCTGGAAGCTCTACGACGAACTCGTCCGCGGCGAGCGCGAGCACTACCACGTCGAAAAGGCCTTCTACCGGCCCGACGGAACGGTCCTGTGGACCAACCTCACGGTCTCCCTGCTGCGCGACGCCGACGGCGACCCGCAGTACCAGCTCGCCCTCATGGAGGACACCACCGAGCGCCGCCTGCTCAATCTGCGGCTGCGCTACGAGGCCACCCACGACGCGCTCACCGGCCTGCCCAACCGCACCTTCTTCTTCGAGCGCCTGGAGAAGGCACTGGGCGCCGGGGAGGGCCAGCGGTTCGGGCTGTGCTACCTCGACCTGGACGGCTTCAAGACCGTCAACGACAGCCTCGGCCACGCGGCCGGCGACCGGCTACTCGTCGAGGTCGCCGACCGCCTGCAGTCGTGCGCCACCGCGCCCGGCGAGATGGTGGCGCGGCTCGGCGGCGACGAGTTCGTGGCGCTGACCACCGGCCCCGACACCGAGCGCGAGGTCGACGAGCTCGCCGCCCGGATCATGAACGCGCTCATCGCCCCGATCAGTGTCGACGGCCGCGAGCTGACCGTGCGCGGCAGCATCGGCATCGTCGAGGGCCCGGCCGGGGAGCGCGGCCCGGCGGAGGTGCTGCGCAGCGCCGACATCACGATGTACCGCGCCAAGTCGGCGGGCGGCAACCGCTTCGAGCTGGCCGACCCGGAGGCCGACGCCCGCGCCATCACCCGGCACGGCCTGACCACGGCGCTGCCGACGGCGCTGGACCGGGGCGAGTTCTTCATCGAGTACCAGCCGCTGGTCCACCTCGGCGACGGCAGTGTGCGCGGTGCGGAGGCCCTGGTGCGCTGGCTGCATCCGCAGCACGGCGTCCTCGGCCCGGACCGGTTCATTCCGCTCGCCGAGCACACGGGACTCATCGTCCCGCTCGGCCGCTGGGTCCTGGAGCAGTCGGTACGCCAGGCACGCGAATGGCGCGAACGGCACGACGACGCGGGTCCCTTCCGCATCAACGTCAACCTCTCGCCCTGCCAGCTCACCCACCCCGGACTCGTCCAGGACACGGTCGAGATCCTGGAGCGCACCGGCATGGCACCCGACGCCCTGTGCCTGGAGGTCACCGAGTCCGCCCTCATCGGCGCCGACGACGACCTGCTCAAGCCGCTGCGCCGGCTGGCCGAGATGGGCGTCGACATCGCCCTGGACGACTTCGGCACCGGCTACTCCAACCTCGCCAACCTGCGCCGGCTGCCGGTGAGCATCCTCAAGCTGGACCGCTCCTTCACCCAGAGCATGCAGCAGTTCCCGGCCGACCCCGTCGACCTCAAGATCGTCGAGGGCATCGTCTCCCTGGCCCACAGCCTGAGCCTCGCGGTCACCGTGGAGGGCGTGGAGACCGGCGCCCAGGCCGAGCAGCTGCGGATACTCGGCTGCGACACGGCCCAGGGCTGGTACTACGCCCGCCCGGGCCCACCGGAACGACTGCACGAGCTGGCGCTGGTGGACGCGACGGGCTGA
- a CDS encoding succinate dehydrogenase/fumarate reductase iron-sulfur subunit — MKLTLRVWRQKNAGTEGAMSTYEVDGISSDMSFLEMLDTLNEELILKGEDPVAFDHDCREGICGACSLVINGDAHGPERTTTCQLHMRSFKDGDTIDIEPWRASAFPVIKDLVVDRSAFDRIIQAGGYITAPTGAAPEAHATPVPKPDADLAFEHAECIGCGACVAACPNGAAMLFTSAKVNHLNVLPQGAPERETRVLDMVAQMDEEGFGGCTLTGECATACPKGIPLMSITSMNKEWLRATRKVKR; from the coding sequence ATGAAGCTCACCCTGCGCGTCTGGCGGCAGAAGAACGCCGGCACCGAAGGCGCCATGTCCACGTACGAGGTGGACGGGATCTCCTCCGACATGTCCTTCCTGGAGATGCTCGACACCCTCAACGAGGAGCTCATCCTCAAGGGCGAGGACCCGGTCGCCTTCGACCACGACTGCCGTGAGGGCATCTGCGGCGCCTGTTCGCTCGTGATCAACGGCGACGCGCACGGGCCCGAGCGGACGACGACCTGCCAGCTGCACATGCGGTCCTTCAAGGACGGCGACACGATCGACATCGAGCCGTGGCGGGCGTCGGCGTTCCCGGTGATCAAGGACCTGGTCGTGGACCGGTCCGCGTTCGACCGGATCATCCAGGCCGGCGGCTACATCACCGCGCCGACGGGCGCCGCGCCCGAGGCGCACGCCACGCCGGTGCCGAAGCCCGACGCCGACCTCGCCTTCGAGCACGCCGAGTGCATCGGGTGCGGCGCGTGCGTCGCCGCGTGCCCGAACGGGGCGGCGATGCTGTTCACCTCCGCCAAGGTCAACCACCTGAACGTGCTGCCGCAGGGCGCTCCCGAGCGCGAGACCCGGGTCCTGGACATGGTGGCTCAGATGGACGAGGAGGGCTTCGGCGGCTGCACCCTCACCGGCGAGTGCGCCACGGCCTGCCCGAAGGGCATCCCCCTGATGTCCATCACGAGCATGAACAAGGAGTGGCTGCGGGCCACGCGGAAGGTGAAGCGGTAA
- a CDS encoding fumarate reductase/succinate dehydrogenase flavoprotein subunit, which translates to MNEYTDYTTGAPVVDGKAPSGPVNERWDKRRFEAKLVNPANRRKHTVIVVGTGLAGGSAGATLAEQGYHVVQFCYQDSPRRAHSIAAQGGINAAKNYRNDGDSIHRLFYDTVKGGDFRARESNVHRLAQISVEIIDQCVAQGVPFAREYGGLLDTRSFGGVQVSRTFYARGQTGQQLLLGAYQALSRQIAAGNVEMHPRTEMLDLIVVDGRARGIVARDLITGRIDTYFADAVVLASGGYGNVFYLSTNAMNSNATAIWRAHRRGAYFANPCFTQIHPTCIPRTGDHQSKLTLMSESLRNDGRIWVPKAKGDDRPPNKIPEDERDYYLERVYPSFGNLVPRDIASRAAKNVCDEGRGVGPGGQGVYLDFADAIKRMGRKAVEAKYGNLFDMYQRITDEDPYEVPMRIYPAVHYTMGGLWVDYDLQTTVPGLFAIGEANFSDHGANRLGASALMQGLADGYFVLPATINDYLARNPHHEKVTDEHPVVREVLAETQDRVNLLLAVDGDRTPDSFHRELGELMWEFCGMARTDAGLRKALERIPQIREEFWRRIKVPGTGEEFNQSLEKANRIVDYLELAELMCLDALHRSESCGGHFREESQTPDGEAARKDDAFAYAAAWEFTDTGAAPVLHKEDLVFEYVHPTQRSYA; encoded by the coding sequence ATGAACGAGTACACCGACTACACGACCGGCGCACCCGTCGTCGACGGCAAGGCCCCCTCCGGCCCCGTCAACGAGCGCTGGGACAAGCGCCGCTTCGAAGCCAAGCTGGTCAACCCCGCCAACCGGCGCAAGCACACGGTGATCGTGGTGGGGACGGGCCTGGCCGGCGGCTCAGCCGGCGCCACCCTCGCCGAACAGGGCTACCACGTCGTCCAGTTCTGCTACCAGGACTCCCCGCGCCGCGCCCACTCCATCGCCGCCCAGGGCGGTATCAACGCGGCGAAGAACTACCGCAACGACGGCGACTCCATCCACCGGCTGTTCTACGACACCGTCAAGGGCGGCGACTTCCGGGCGCGGGAGTCCAACGTCCACCGGCTCGCGCAGATCTCCGTCGAGATCATCGACCAGTGCGTGGCGCAGGGCGTGCCGTTCGCCCGCGAGTACGGCGGCCTGCTCGACACGCGCTCCTTCGGCGGCGTCCAGGTGTCGCGGACCTTCTACGCCCGCGGCCAGACGGGCCAGCAACTGCTGCTCGGCGCCTATCAGGCGCTCAGCCGGCAGATCGCCGCGGGCAACGTCGAGATGCACCCGCGCACCGAGATGCTCGACCTGATCGTCGTCGACGGACGGGCGCGCGGCATCGTGGCCCGGGACCTGATCACCGGCAGGATCGACACGTACTTCGCGGACGCCGTCGTCCTCGCCAGCGGCGGCTACGGCAACGTCTTCTACCTGTCGACGAACGCCATGAACTCCAACGCCACCGCGATCTGGCGGGCCCACCGGCGCGGCGCCTACTTCGCCAACCCCTGCTTCACCCAGATCCACCCCACCTGCATCCCGCGCACCGGCGACCACCAGTCCAAGCTGACGCTGATGAGCGAGTCGCTGCGCAACGACGGCCGGATCTGGGTGCCGAAGGCCAAGGGCGACGACCGGCCGCCGAACAAGATCCCCGAGGACGAGCGCGACTACTACCTGGAGCGCGTCTACCCGTCCTTCGGCAACCTCGTGCCCCGCGACATCGCCTCCCGCGCCGCGAAGAACGTCTGCGACGAGGGCAGGGGAGTGGGCCCCGGCGGACAGGGCGTGTACCTGGACTTCGCGGACGCCATCAAGCGCATGGGACGCAAGGCCGTCGAGGCCAAGTACGGCAACCTCTTCGACATGTACCAGCGGATCACCGACGAGGATCCGTACGAGGTGCCGATGCGGATCTACCCGGCCGTGCACTACACGATGGGCGGACTGTGGGTCGACTACGACCTCCAGACGACCGTCCCCGGCCTGTTCGCGATCGGCGAGGCCAACTTCTCCGACCACGGCGCCAACCGGCTGGGCGCGAGCGCCCTGATGCAGGGCCTGGCCGACGGCTACTTCGTCCTCCCGGCCACCATCAACGACTACCTCGCCCGCAACCCGCACCATGAGAAGGTCACCGACGAACACCCCGTCGTGCGGGAGGTGCTGGCCGAGACGCAGGACCGGGTCAACCTGCTGCTGGCCGTGGACGGCGACCGTACGCCGGACTCCTTCCACCGTGAACTCGGCGAGCTGATGTGGGAGTTCTGCGGGATGGCCCGCACGGACGCCGGGCTGCGCAAGGCGCTGGAGCGGATCCCGCAGATCCGCGAGGAGTTCTGGCGGCGGATCAAGGTCCCGGGCACCGGCGAGGAGTTCAACCAGTCGCTGGAGAAGGCCAACCGCATCGTCGACTACCTGGAGCTCGCCGAGCTGATGTGCCTCGACGCACTGCACCGCTCCGAGTCCTGCGGCGGCCACTTCCGCGAGGAGTCGCAGACGCCGGACGGCGAGGCGGCCCGCAAGGACGACGCGTTCGCCTACGCGGCGGCCTGGGAGTTCACCGACACGGGCGCCGCTCCCGTCCTGCACAAGGAAGACCTGGTCTTCGAGTACGTCCACCCCACCCAGCGGAGCTACGCATGA
- a CDS encoding LysR family transcriptional regulator, translating to MPDGPIDLDLRKLRYFVAVAERRHFGRAALALHVTQPALSRQVRQLEHDLRVELFTRSTRDVALTPAGEQFLRDAKALLAASEAAQERARRISAGDNALVVGFMLGTDVSLALNAFSGQHPRVSIELVRMRWWSQARVLLEGAVDVGFVRPPVEADGVELLPLYREHLTAVLPVEHPHAHDAKVALAALAEDPVLEYADAAEAWSAVWNADPRPDGTRPAHGPAFHDMEELLGYVRGGRGIAFVPHSVAAAFPRSDIAYVPVADVPPGQVALAWNGARPSPLVASFVEAVRAAVRVSGTA from the coding sequence ATGCCCGACGGGCCGATCGATCTGGATCTGCGCAAGCTGCGCTATTTCGTGGCCGTGGCCGAGCGGCGGCACTTCGGACGAGCGGCGCTCGCCCTGCACGTCACCCAGCCGGCGCTGTCCCGGCAGGTGCGTCAGCTGGAGCACGACCTGCGGGTGGAGCTGTTCACCCGCAGCACGCGCGACGTCGCGCTCACCCCGGCCGGCGAGCAGTTCCTGCGGGACGCCAAGGCGCTGCTCGCCGCCTCGGAGGCCGCCCAGGAGCGGGCCCGCCGGATCAGCGCCGGGGACAACGCGCTGGTCGTCGGGTTCATGCTCGGCACGGACGTCAGCCTCGCCCTGAACGCGTTCTCCGGACAGCATCCCCGCGTGTCCATCGAGCTGGTCCGGATGCGCTGGTGGAGCCAGGCACGGGTGCTGCTGGAGGGCGCCGTGGACGTCGGGTTCGTACGGCCGCCCGTCGAGGCCGACGGCGTGGAGCTGCTGCCCCTGTACCGCGAGCACCTCACCGCCGTACTCCCCGTCGAGCACCCGCACGCGCACGACGCCAAGGTCGCCCTCGCCGCGCTGGCCGAGGACCCCGTCCTGGAGTACGCCGACGCGGCCGAGGCCTGGTCGGCCGTCTGGAACGCCGACCCGCGCCCCGACGGCACCCGGCCCGCCCACGGCCCCGCCTTCCACGACATGGAGGAACTCCTCGGTTACGTCCGCGGCGGGCGCGGCATCGCGTTCGTGCCGCACTCCGTCGCCGCCGCCTTCCCCCGGTCCGACATCGCCTACGTCCCGGTCGCCGACGTACCGCCCGGGCAGGTGGCCCTGGCCTGGAACGGCGCGCGCCCCTCGCCGCTCGTCGCGAGCTTCGTCGAGGCGGTGCGTGCGGCCGTGCGGGTGAGCGGGACGGCGTAG
- a CDS encoding GNAT family N-acetyltransferase — MTGVLTVDRPPQPTAPTRYTVGLARNEEDVRAAQRLRHDVFAGEMGALLSTPQPGLDIDAFDAYCDHLLVREEVSGQVVGTYRLLPPERAAVAGRLYSEGEFDLTGIDSLRPNLVEVGRSCVHPDHRDGAVISLIWAGIARYMVDHGHEWLAGCCSIPLADGGTLAAATWDRVRAKHLAPEEYRVRPLHPWQPTAPVPAQRVELPALLRGYLRLGAWVCGEAAHDPEFGVADLYVLLSMRRVNPRYLRHFLSLVPA; from the coding sequence ATGACCGGCGTACTGACCGTCGACCGTCCCCCGCAGCCCACGGCACCCACCCGATACACCGTGGGCCTCGCCCGCAACGAGGAGGACGTGCGCGCCGCCCAGCGGCTGCGGCACGACGTCTTCGCGGGCGAGATGGGGGCCCTGCTGTCCACCCCGCAGCCGGGCCTCGACATCGACGCCTTCGACGCGTACTGCGACCATCTGCTCGTCCGCGAGGAGGTGTCCGGCCAGGTCGTCGGCACCTACCGGCTGCTGCCCCCGGAGCGCGCCGCGGTTGCGGGCCGACTCTACTCGGAGGGCGAGTTCGACCTCACCGGGATCGACTCCCTGCGCCCGAACCTGGTCGAGGTCGGCCGCTCCTGCGTCCACCCCGACCACCGCGACGGCGCCGTGATCAGCCTCATCTGGGCCGGCATCGCCCGCTACATGGTCGACCACGGCCACGAGTGGCTGGCCGGCTGCTGCTCGATCCCGCTCGCCGACGGCGGCACGCTCGCGGCGGCCACCTGGGACCGGGTGCGGGCCAAGCACCTGGCCCCGGAGGAGTACCGCGTACGACCGCTGCACCCCTGGCAGCCGACCGCGCCCGTGCCCGCCCAGCGCGTCGAACTGCCCGCGCTCCTGCGCGGCTACCTCCGTCTCGGCGCCTGGGTCTGCGGCGAGGCCGCGCACGACCCGGAGTTCGGCGTCGCCGACCTGTATGTGCTGCTGTCGATGCGCCGGGTCAACCCGCGCTATCTGCGGCACTTCCTCTCCCTCGTCCCGGCGTGA
- a CDS encoding alcohol dehydrogenase catalytic domain-containing protein: protein MRAAVATGANRPLVLDTLDVPQPAAGEVLVKVHACGVCFSDLSLLRGHYPFARFPVVPGHEITGVVTAVGEGVTFPEVGTVVGAQFLYDSCGHCDYCVRGDRILCPRKRVTGVVADGGYAEYALLKADFVTPLPDGLDPVAAAPLMCAGLTAFNGLRQGGAQAGSRVAVVGLGGVGALAVRYAAAMGARVAVVGRSRRGEDQAKTLGAELFVATDESDPADALKAWDGGADLVLNAAPSTVAAAATLGGIAPDGTLLLLGYGSEPLSLPTQPMILNRLHVVASPSGSPHDLRDTLAFSTAHGILPEVSPITLDQAPSVLDAMADGTARGRSVITFG from the coding sequence ATGCGTGCAGCCGTCGCCACCGGAGCCAACCGCCCGCTGGTCCTCGACACCCTCGACGTCCCCCAGCCCGCCGCCGGCGAGGTCCTGGTCAAGGTCCACGCCTGCGGCGTCTGCTTCTCCGACCTGAGCCTGCTGCGCGGGCACTACCCCTTCGCCAGGTTCCCCGTCGTCCCCGGCCACGAGATCACCGGAGTGGTGACCGCCGTGGGCGAGGGCGTGACCTTCCCGGAGGTCGGCACGGTCGTGGGCGCCCAGTTCCTGTACGACTCCTGCGGGCACTGCGACTACTGCGTGCGCGGAGACCGGATCCTGTGCCCGCGCAAGCGCGTCACAGGCGTCGTGGCCGACGGCGGCTACGCCGAGTACGCCCTGCTCAAGGCCGACTTCGTCACCCCGCTGCCGGACGGCCTGGACCCCGTGGCCGCGGCCCCGCTGATGTGCGCCGGCCTCACCGCCTTCAACGGCCTGCGCCAGGGCGGCGCGCAGGCCGGCTCCCGCGTCGCCGTCGTCGGCCTCGGCGGAGTCGGCGCCCTCGCCGTGCGCTACGCCGCCGCCATGGGTGCCCGCGTCGCCGTGGTGGGCCGCTCCCGGCGCGGCGAGGACCAGGCCAAGACGCTGGGCGCCGAACTGTTCGTCGCCACCGACGAGTCCGACCCGGCCGACGCGCTCAAGGCCTGGGACGGCGGCGCCGATCTGGTCCTCAACGCCGCCCCGTCCACCGTCGCGGCCGCCGCCACCCTGGGCGGCATCGCCCCCGACGGCACCCTCCTGCTCCTCGGCTACGGCTCCGAGCCGCTCTCGCTGCCCACCCAGCCCATGATCCTCAACCGCCTGCACGTGGTCGCGTCCCCCTCCGGCTCCCCGCACGACCTGCGCGACACCCTCGCCTTCTCCACGGCCCACGGCATCCTCCCCGAGGTCAGCCCGATCACCCTGGACCAGGCGCCGTCCGTCCTCGACGCGATGGCCGACGGCACCGCCCGCGGCCGCAGCGTCATCACCTTCGGCTGA